A portion of the Candidatus Hydrogenedentota bacterium genome contains these proteins:
- a CDS encoding iron-sulfur cluster assembly accessory protein, which yields MEQPKALLKATPDAIAALHEMMNGEEGKDKQGVRLGVKGGGCSGFSYVLEFDNPRDGDNRLEQDGIKFFMDRKSAIYLKGIVLDYKAGLKGKGFAFQNPNASSTCGCGESFSV from the coding sequence ATGGAACAGCCCAAAGCCCTGTTGAAGGCCACGCCAGACGCCATCGCCGCGCTCCACGAAATGATGAACGGCGAGGAGGGCAAGGACAAGCAGGGCGTTCGCCTGGGGGTCAAGGGGGGAGGATGCTCCGGCTTTTCCTACGTGCTCGAATTTGACAACCCGCGCGACGGCGACAACAGGCTGGAGCAGGACGGTATCAAGTTCTTCATGGACCGCAAGTCCGCCATTTACCTGAAGGGGATCGTGCTGGATTACAAGGCTGGCCTCAAGGGCAAGGGCTTTGCCTTCCAGAACCCCAACGCCAGCAGCACCTGCGGTTGCGGGGAATCCTTTTCGGTTTAG